In the genome of Bacillus sp. S3, one region contains:
- a CDS encoding inner membrane protein YpjD — translation MLDSLLTRLHELTVVLYAFSVLLYFFDFIHHNRKANRIAFWLLAFVWVLQTVFLFFYMTKTGRFPVLTIFEGLYFYAWVLVTLSIVINHLLRVDFIVFFTNILGFTVMAIHTFAPMQYHSHIMAKQLVSELLLIHITMAILSYGAFSLSFVFSSLYLLQYDLLKRKKWGTRLIRLADLEKLEKSSYILAVIGVPMLLLSLILGLQWAFLKVPGMPWYDMKIIGSFLLLTAYSVYLYLRIGKNLSGRKLAIWNTGSFLIVLINFFLFGQLSSFHIWYE, via the coding sequence ATGTTGGACTCACTTTTGACAAGGCTTCATGAATTGACAGTTGTTCTATATGCCTTCAGTGTGTTGTTATATTTTTTCGACTTCATTCACCATAACCGGAAGGCAAACCGTATTGCCTTCTGGTTACTTGCATTTGTATGGGTTTTACAAACGGTTTTCCTTTTTTTCTATATGACAAAAACAGGCAGGTTCCCTGTACTAACCATCTTTGAGGGACTCTATTTTTATGCCTGGGTATTAGTAACATTGTCAATTGTTATAAATCACTTACTACGGGTCGATTTTATCGTCTTTTTCACAAACATTCTTGGCTTTACCGTGATGGCGATTCATACATTTGCTCCGATGCAATACCATTCGCATATCATGGCTAAGCAGCTTGTGTCAGAACTGCTTTTAATCCATATTACAATGGCGATTCTTTCCTATGGAGCATTTTCCCTGTCCTTTGTTTTCTCGTCCTTATACCTGCTTCAATACGATTTATTGAAACGGAAAAAATGGGGGACCCGCCTGATCCGGCTGGCTGATTTGGAAAAGCTCGAAAAATCATCCTACATATTAGCTGTTATTGGTGTTCCAATGCTGCTTTTAAGCTTGATCCTAGGCTTACAGTGGGCATTTTTAAAGGTTCCGGGGATGCCATGGTATGATATGAAAATTATCGGATCATTCCTGTTGCTTACAGCCTATAGTGTCTATTTATACCTAAGGATAGGGAAAAATCTTTCCGGCCGCAAATTAGCCATTTGGAATACGGGATCATTTCTAATTGTTTTAATTAATTTTTTCTTATTTGGTCAATTATCATCTTTTCATATATGGTACGAGTAA